In Rhodamnia argentea isolate NSW1041297 chromosome 11, ASM2092103v1, whole genome shotgun sequence, one genomic interval encodes:
- the LOC115735893 gene encoding zinc finger protein-like 1 homolog, producing the protein MVVCKCRKATKLYCFVHKVPVCGECICFTEHQICVVRTYSEWVIDGEYDWPPKCCHCQVVLEEGTSPQTTRLGCLHVIHTNCLVSNIKSFPPHTAPAGYVCPACSTPIWPPKSFKDSGSRFHSQLKEAIVQTGMEKNLFGNHPVVKAEAYGPSHASDLSVNVSSSSAPLMLTDGMYANGSSSDIVEIDVPNSTENFMKSSSPVGPGATTRKGALNVDRQSSDMSYYADDEDANRKKYSRRGPFRHKFLRLLLPFWSSALPTLPVTAPPRKNSSNADDAPEGRTRHQRQSRMDPRKMLLVIAIMACLATMGILYYRIAQRGFADDLHNDEQQ; encoded by the exons ATGGTGGTCTGCAAATGCCGCAAG GCTACGAAGTTATACTGCTTTGTGCATAAGGTTCCCGTGTGCGGAGAATGCATATGCTTTACGGAGCACCAAATATGTGTG GTTCGTACTTACTCAGAATGGGTTATAGATGGCGAGTACGATTGGCCTCCTAAATGCTGCCATTGTCAAGTTGTGCTCGAAGAGGGGACGAGCCCTCAAACTACTCGACTTGGTTGCCTGC ATGTCATACACACAAATTGCTTGGTTTCAAATATCAAAAGCTTTCCCCCTCACACTGCTCCCGCTGGTTATGTATGTCCTGCGTGTTCCACACCG ATATGGCCTCCCAAGAGTTTTAAAGATTCAGGATCACGTTTTCATTCTCAGCTGAAGGAAGCTATTGTGCAG ACTGGTATGGAGAAGAACTTGTTTGGAAACCATCCAGTTGTAAAAGCAGAGGCCTATGGACCTTCACATGCCTCAGATCTTTCAGTCAATGTATCATCATCCTCAGCACCCTTGATGTTAACGGATGGAATGTATGCAAATGGATCTTCTTCAGATATTGTGGAGATAGATGTTCCCAATTCAACAGAGAATTTCATGAAAAGCTCAAGTCCTGTTGGT CCTGGTGCTACAACAAGAAAAGGTGCTCTAAATGTTGATCGGCAAAGTTCTGACATGTCATATTATGCTGATGATGAAGATGCGAATAGGAAGAAGTACAGTCGAAGAG GCCCATTTCGCCATAAATTCCTTAGGCTCTTGCTTCCTTTCTGGTCAAGTGCATTGCCTACTCTGCCAGTGACTGCACCTCCACgcaaaaattcatcaaatgcaGATGATGCTCCCGAAGGTCGCACACGGCATCAAAGACAATCGAGGATGGATCCAAGGAAGATGCTATTAGTTATTGCAATCAT GGCATGTTTGGCAACTATGGGCATACTGTATTACAGAATTGCACAGAGGGGCTTTGCAGATGACCTGCACAATGATGAGCAGCAGTGA